One segment of Thermococcus profundus DNA contains the following:
- a CDS encoding RAD55 family ATPase, whose translation MAVNRIETGIIDSLIQGGIPEGSVVLVIGDAKSGKTTFQMQFLYNQVVLRGMPGLAILVDLPKREFLDISKGFGWDFSPILDEYLYLVDAYSHRIKSAPKFSFSEDVIIDPSNPTQIAKFVKDTTSSLVASGHTGQMVGVITSITPLFFESELVDIYKFLEELKDIAHRYRQVWMIEINTGVEKPEVEAMVRAIVDGIIELKMFEEGRTLRRYIRVYGMRKTAHSLSWFPYEITPSGIILRG comes from the coding sequence TTGGCAGTCAACCGCATTGAGACCGGGATAATCGATTCCCTCATACAGGGGGGAATACCAGAGGGGAGCGTTGTACTCGTAATCGGTGACGCCAAGTCAGGGAAAACCACCTTCCAGATGCAGTTTCTTTATAACCAAGTTGTACTTAGGGGAATGCCCGGTCTTGCCATACTCGTGGATCTCCCCAAGAGGGAGTTTCTGGACATCTCAAAGGGTTTCGGATGGGACTTCTCCCCGATACTGGATGAGTACCTCTACCTTGTCGACGCGTACTCCCACAGGATAAAGAGCGCTCCCAAGTTCTCCTTCTCCGAGGACGTTATAATAGACCCCTCGAACCCCACGCAGATAGCTAAGTTTGTTAAAGATACTACCTCTAGCCTCGTTGCTAGCGGCCATACTGGCCAGATGGTTGGAGTGATAACATCCATAACCCCTCTCTTCTTCGAGAGTGAGCTGGTTGATATCTACAAGTTCTTGGAGGAGCTCAAGGACATAGCCCACCGCTACCGGCAGGTTTGGATGATAGAGATAAACACCGGCGTCGAAAAGCCCGAGGTAGAGGCCATGGTGAGGGCGATAGTCGATGGGATAATCGAACTGAAGATGTTCGAGGAGGGGAGAACGCTCAGGCGGTACATACGCGTTTATGGTATGAGGAAGACCGCCCACTCCCTCTCATGGTTCCCCTACGAAATAACGCCAAGTGGGATAATACTAAGGGGTTAA
- a CDS encoding creatininase family protein, whose translation MRMEDLTWPEFDRIKGKVKAVILPVGSVEAHGRHLPLGTDVFAPLELARRVEEKVKEKGSEVLVLPPVWYGHSFVLNTYPGTINVRPESLRMYVGDILSELAAEGFERIVLLNGHGGNIYPLIEAAEDVAELYPDLEVFLINWWMDFREEILSVCSSQGHAGEDETSVVLAIREDLVKMAEARGRRVKKKVRIIRKDIGRELFPDGVNDDPSGATAEKGEAILETVSIRIAEIILGGE comes from the coding sequence ATGAGGATGGAGGATTTAACCTGGCCGGAGTTCGATAGAATAAAGGGAAAGGTAAAGGCCGTTATTCTGCCCGTTGGAAGTGTTGAGGCCCACGGCAGACACCTGCCCCTGGGCACCGACGTTTTCGCGCCGTTGGAACTGGCCAGGCGGGTTGAGGAGAAGGTGAAGGAGAAAGGTTCTGAGGTTCTGGTTCTCCCCCCAGTGTGGTACGGCCACAGCTTCGTTCTCAACACCTACCCAGGCACCATCAACGTCCGTCCCGAGTCCCTCCGAATGTACGTGGGGGACATCCTCTCCGAGCTGGCGGCGGAGGGTTTTGAGAGGATAGTACTGCTCAACGGGCACGGTGGAAACATCTACCCACTCATCGAAGCTGCGGAGGATGTTGCCGAGCTCTACCCGGATCTCGAAGTTTTCCTGATAAACTGGTGGATGGATTTCCGCGAGGAGATCCTGTCCGTGTGCTCAAGCCAGGGGCACGCGGGAGAGGACGAGACCTCGGTTGTGCTGGCCATCAGGGAGGATCTGGTGAAGATGGCGGAGGCGAGGGGGAGAAGGGTGAAGAAAAAGGTCAGGATCATCAGAAAGGACATCGGAAGGGAGCTCTTCCCGGACGGCGTGAACGATGATCCCAGCGGCGCAACGGCAGAGAAGGGGGAGGCCATCCTTGAGACCGTCTCCATCAGGATAGCTGAAATAATCCTCGGTGGGGAATGA
- a CDS encoding nucleotidyltransferase family protein yields MIKKAVIPIGGEATRLRPLTIETSKGLVRLLNKPILEHSILSLAKDGIEEVYLGVKGYVNYTTLFDYFREGYWLKKKYGLEKEVRIRYMPRYESTTNGDAVWYTMNYYGINEPVVVIQGDNIYQLNIQDMYGWHRKKNAFMTIALQPVSDVTGFGVAKIDDDYRIEYFVEKPKPEEAPSNLANTGIYILSENFWEFLNEEWAGEMREARKLDFGGDVIPALIEHGYAVYGYPMEGYWFDVGTPERYLNAAMYLLHRLSPGEMEAVEITRDVYMQGKSEMSESLRRKIKERIKRGELLVEGKVLLGRHISIGRGTALEDAVIDNYSMLGKRCEVLHSVVMDRVKLGDNVRIMNSVIGRHVEIGDNVRIVNSVIGDNAVIEDNVRMYNVKIWPHEFVEKGATLEHYTVRTGVPKR; encoded by the coding sequence ATGATAAAAAAGGCCGTTATCCCCATTGGTGGAGAAGCCACGAGGCTCCGTCCGCTCACGATAGAGACTTCTAAGGGGCTCGTTAGGCTCCTGAACAAACCCATTCTGGAGCATTCTATTCTCAGCCTGGCCAAGGATGGAATAGAGGAGGTCTACCTGGGCGTTAAGGGGTACGTGAACTACACGACGCTCTTCGACTACTTCCGCGAGGGCTACTGGCTCAAAAAGAAGTACGGGCTGGAGAAGGAAGTGAGGATCCGCTACATGCCGCGCTACGAGAGCACTACCAACGGGGACGCAGTCTGGTACACGATGAACTACTACGGGATTAATGAGCCGGTTGTGGTTATTCAAGGCGATAACATCTACCAGCTCAACATTCAGGACATGTACGGGTGGCACAGGAAAAAGAACGCCTTTATGACGATTGCCCTTCAGCCGGTCAGCGATGTCACGGGCTTTGGTGTTGCCAAGATTGACGACGACTATCGAATCGAGTACTTCGTGGAAAAGCCAAAACCGGAGGAAGCTCCCAGCAACCTCGCCAACACCGGAATCTACATCCTCTCCGAGAACTTCTGGGAGTTCCTCAACGAAGAGTGGGCCGGGGAGATGAGGGAAGCCAGGAAACTGGACTTTGGTGGGGACGTAATTCCAGCCCTCATAGAGCACGGCTATGCGGTTTACGGCTATCCCATGGAGGGCTACTGGTTTGACGTAGGTACGCCGGAGCGCTATCTCAACGCCGCCATGTACCTCCTCCACCGTCTTTCACCGGGGGAGATGGAGGCAGTGGAGATAACGCGCGACGTCTACATGCAGGGTAAGTCTGAGATGTCCGAAAGCCTGAGGCGAAAGATAAAGGAGCGCATAAAGCGTGGTGAGCTCCTTGTGGAGGGGAAAGTGCTCCTTGGGAGGCACATCTCCATTGGAAGGGGCACGGCCCTTGAGGATGCCGTGATAGACAACTACTCGATGCTGGGCAAACGTTGCGAGGTGCTCCACTCCGTTGTCATGGACAGGGTGAAGCTCGGGGACAACGTTAGAATAATGAACTCAGTAATCGGCCGCCACGTCGAGATCGGGGACAACGTCAGGATAGTGAACTCCGTCATAGGGGACAACGCAGTCATCGAAGACAATGTGAGAATGTACAACGTCAAGATCTGGCCCCATGAGTTCGTTGAGAAGGGGGCTACGCTGGAGCATTACACTGTGAGGACGGGCGTGCCGAAGAGGTAG
- a CDS encoding IGHMBP2 family helicase translates to MEAEKLAKFISHLRVLIEMERKAEIEAMRLEMRRLSGREREKVGRAVLGLNGKVVGEELGYFLVRYGRDREIKTEISVGDLVVISKRDPLKSDLVGTVVEKGKRFLTVALETVPEWALKGVRLDLYANDITFKRWLENLNNLRESGRRALELYLGLREPEKGEPLNFTPFDKSLNASQRRAIAEALGSEDFFLVHGPFGTGKTRTLVELIRQEVERGHKVLATAESNVAVDNIVERLVDSGLKVVRVGHPSRVSKALHETTLAYLITQHNLYGELRELRVIGENLKEKRDTFTKPAPKYRRGLGDREILRLADKGIGTRGISARVIREMAEWIKLNQQVKKTFDDARKLEERIAREIIREADVVLTTNASAGLEVIDYGEYDIAVIDEATQATIPSVLIPINRAKRFVLAGDHKQLPPTILSEKARELSKTLFEGLIERYPEKSEMLRIQYRMNERLMEFPSREFYDGKIEAHESVRNITLEDLGVREPEFGDFWDTILKPENVLVFIDTSKREDRFERQRRGSDSRENPLEAKLVAEAVGKLMEMGVKPEWVGVITPYDDQRDLISSMVGEEVEVKTVDGYQGREKEVIILSFVRSNERGELGFLTDLRRLNVSLTRAKRKLIVVGDSSTLSDHSTYRRFVEFMRKDGVSLVL, encoded by the coding sequence ATGGAAGCGGAGAAACTTGCAAAGTTCATCTCTCACCTGAGGGTTTTGATTGAGATGGAGCGGAAGGCCGAGATTGAGGCCATGCGCTTAGAGATGAGGCGCCTCAGCGGTAGGGAGAGGGAAAAAGTTGGGAGAGCGGTTCTCGGCCTCAACGGGAAGGTAGTCGGCGAGGAGCTCGGCTATTTTCTGGTGAGATATGGACGGGATAGGGAGATTAAGACCGAGATAAGCGTTGGCGACCTCGTTGTAATCAGCAAACGCGACCCGCTCAAGAGCGATCTTGTTGGAACCGTCGTGGAGAAGGGGAAGCGCTTTCTAACTGTGGCCCTCGAAACCGTCCCGGAGTGGGCACTTAAAGGCGTTAGATTGGATCTCTATGCAAACGATATAACCTTCAAGCGCTGGCTGGAGAACTTGAACAACCTGAGGGAGAGCGGAAGGCGGGCCCTTGAGCTGTATCTCGGGTTGAGAGAACCTGAGAAGGGCGAACCCCTCAATTTTACTCCCTTCGACAAGAGCCTGAACGCGAGTCAGAGGCGGGCCATAGCCGAGGCCCTTGGGAGTGAGGACTTCTTCCTCGTACACGGCCCCTTTGGGACTGGAAAGACGAGAACTCTGGTGGAGCTGATAAGGCAGGAAGTTGAGAGGGGACACAAGGTCCTCGCAACGGCCGAGAGCAACGTGGCAGTTGACAACATAGTTGAGAGGCTCGTTGATTCGGGGCTTAAGGTTGTCAGAGTTGGCCACCCCAGCAGGGTCTCCAAGGCGCTCCACGAGACGACGCTCGCCTATCTGATCACCCAGCACAACCTCTACGGAGAGCTGAGAGAGCTTAGAGTAATCGGCGAAAACCTCAAGGAGAAGAGGGACACCTTCACCAAGCCGGCCCCAAAATACAGGAGGGGTCTGGGTGACAGGGAGATTTTGAGGCTGGCTGACAAAGGAATTGGAACGAGGGGGATTTCAGCGAGAGTAATCAGGGAGATGGCGGAGTGGATAAAGCTCAATCAGCAGGTCAAGAAGACCTTTGACGATGCCAGGAAGCTTGAGGAGAGGATAGCAAGGGAGATAATTCGAGAAGCGGACGTGGTTCTTACGACGAATGCATCCGCAGGTTTAGAGGTTATTGACTACGGCGAATACGACATAGCGGTGATAGACGAGGCGACCCAGGCAACCATCCCAAGTGTCCTCATCCCGATAAACAGGGCGAAAAGGTTTGTGCTTGCCGGAGACCACAAACAGCTCCCGCCGACGATACTGAGCGAGAAGGCGAGGGAGCTTTCAAAGACTCTCTTTGAGGGCCTAATAGAGCGCTATCCGGAGAAGAGCGAGATGCTCAGGATTCAGTACAGGATGAACGAGAGGCTGATGGAGTTCCCGAGCAGGGAGTTCTACGATGGCAAAATAGAGGCCCACGAGAGCGTTAGAAACATCACGCTGGAGGATTTGGGAGTTAGAGAACCCGAGTTCGGGGATTTTTGGGATACTATCCTCAAGCCCGAAAACGTGCTGGTCTTCATTGACACTTCAAAGAGGGAAGACCGCTTCGAGAGGCAGAGGCGCGGAAGCGACAGCAGGGAGAACCCGCTTGAGGCGAAGCTCGTCGCAGAGGCCGTTGGGAAATTAATGGAAATGGGCGTAAAGCCCGAGTGGGTTGGAGTCATAACTCCCTACGACGACCAGAGGGATTTGATAAGCTCGATGGTTGGCGAAGAGGTCGAGGTCAAAACGGTCGACGGCTACCAGGGAAGGGAGAAGGAAGTTATCATCCTGTCCTTCGTCCGCTCCAACGAGAGGGGCGAGCTCGGCTTTCTGACCGACCTTAGAAGGCTCAACGTCTCCTTAACAAGGGCTAAAAGAAAGCTTATAGTCGTTGGAGACTCATCGACGCTTTCGGATCATTCCACTTACAGGCGGTTTGTGGAGTTCATGAGGAAAGATGGAGTGTCGTTGGTGTTGTAA
- the nadC gene encoding carboxylating nicotinate-nucleotide diphosphorylase, with protein MVPLSYLLRFIEEDAPFGDVTSEAVIPEGMDAKALIIAKQDGIIAGVEEARALFEHFGVKVEVRKRDGEEVKKGEIILELEGNARSILLVERTALNVMGRMSGIATEVRRLTEKVRTVNPKVRVAGTRKTLLKPIDKRALLIGGGETHRFSLSDAILIKDNHLALVSLEEAVKRAKAFSVYKVVEVEVESLEDALKAARAGADVIMLDNMTPEEIGEVLEALEKEGLRDRVKIEVSGGITPENITEYAKLDVDVISLGYLTHSVKNFDVSLEVIGRV; from the coding sequence ATGGTTCCGCTCAGCTATCTGCTCCGCTTCATTGAGGAGGATGCACCCTTCGGCGACGTCACGAGCGAGGCAGTGATCCCGGAGGGGATGGACGCCAAGGCGCTCATCATAGCAAAGCAGGACGGAATCATAGCGGGCGTTGAAGAGGCAAGGGCCCTCTTTGAGCACTTCGGCGTTAAGGTTGAGGTCCGGAAGAGGGACGGTGAGGAAGTCAAGAAAGGTGAGATCATCCTAGAACTCGAAGGAAACGCCCGCTCCATCCTCCTAGTGGAGAGGACTGCACTGAACGTCATGGGGAGGATGAGCGGGATTGCAACAGAGGTTAGAAGGCTCACCGAGAAAGTTAGGACCGTCAACCCAAAAGTCCGTGTGGCTGGAACGAGGAAGACCCTGCTGAAGCCCATTGACAAGCGCGCTCTCCTCATCGGAGGTGGGGAGACCCACCGCTTCTCCCTAAGCGACGCGATACTCATAAAGGACAACCACCTCGCCCTTGTTTCGCTTGAGGAGGCCGTAAAACGCGCGAAGGCCTTCAGCGTCTATAAGGTCGTGGAGGTGGAAGTGGAGAGTCTGGAGGATGCCCTAAAGGCCGCCAGAGCCGGCGCCGATGTGATCATGCTCGACAACATGACGCCGGAAGAAATCGGAGAAGTCCTAGAAGCCCTAGAGAAGGAAGGCCTCCGGGACAGGGTCAAAATCGAGGTCTCGGGCGGGATAACCCCAGAGAACATAACGGAGTACGCCAAACTTGATGTGGACGTCATCAGCCTCGGCTACCTAACCCACTCCGTTAAGAACTTCGACGTCAGCCTCGAGGTGATCGGGAGGGTCTAG
- a CDS encoding L-aspartate oxidase: protein MTSIGIIGGGIAGLTAALSLAGRGYEVTLIHTGIKSTNSYLAQAGVAIPVLEGDSPRAHVIDTVKAGKYLNDEEVVWSVISKASEAYGFLLSLGLKFETNETEGGHSFPRVFTIKNETGKHLTKILYLHAREKGVNFIRGRAEELAVKHGKAYGVFVDGEFLKFDATVIASGGFTGLFKYTAGSPTNIGTLIGDAVMKGAFARDLEFVQFHPTGFIGKDGVKLISEAVRGAGAKLVTEDGERFVNELSTRDIVARAIYLQMKGGKGVFLDATGIEGFKKRFPQIYAFLAKEGIDPAKDWIPVTPIAHYTIGGISVDLWYRTGIKNLYAIGETASNGFHGANRLASNSLLECVVSGLEVARTIERDRPRVREVKEPHYHGYENGDVESIRRILWEHAGIVRNARTLREGLKKLDGVEADPRMKLLARGVLECALAREESRGAHYREDFPAMRKEFERPSFFDGKCRL, encoded by the coding sequence ATGACATCCATTGGAATCATCGGCGGCGGCATTGCTGGACTGACTGCCGCGCTGTCACTGGCGGGGCGCGGCTACGAGGTTACGCTCATCCACACCGGGATAAAGAGTACGAACTCATATCTGGCCCAGGCGGGTGTTGCCATTCCAGTTCTAGAGGGAGACTCTCCGAGGGCTCACGTCATCGACACGGTAAAAGCCGGCAAGTACCTCAACGACGAGGAAGTTGTCTGGAGCGTGATATCAAAGGCCAGTGAGGCCTACGGCTTCCTCCTCTCTCTAGGCCTGAAGTTCGAGACCAACGAAACCGAGGGGGGCCATTCCTTTCCAAGGGTCTTCACGATAAAGAACGAGACGGGAAAGCACCTGACCAAGATACTCTATCTCCACGCGAGGGAAAAAGGGGTCAACTTCATTAGGGGAAGGGCCGAAGAGCTTGCCGTTAAGCACGGGAAGGCCTACGGTGTTTTCGTGGACGGCGAGTTCCTGAAGTTCGACGCAACGGTAATAGCCTCAGGGGGCTTTACTGGGCTCTTCAAGTACACCGCGGGTTCTCCAACGAACATTGGAACCCTAATCGGGGATGCGGTGATGAAAGGGGCTTTTGCAAGGGATCTTGAGTTCGTCCAGTTCCATCCGACAGGTTTCATCGGAAAAGATGGGGTCAAGCTCATCAGCGAGGCCGTGAGAGGAGCCGGTGCGAAGCTCGTAACCGAGGATGGGGAGCGCTTCGTAAACGAGCTCTCAACGAGGGACATAGTGGCGAGGGCAATATACCTCCAGATGAAGGGAGGGAAGGGGGTCTTCCTCGACGCCACGGGGATTGAGGGCTTCAAGAAGAGGTTTCCGCAGATCTACGCCTTCCTGGCCAAGGAGGGAATTGATCCAGCGAAGGACTGGATACCAGTGACGCCAATAGCCCACTACACCATCGGGGGAATATCAGTTGACCTATGGTACAGGACTGGAATTAAAAACCTCTACGCGATAGGAGAGACCGCGAGCAACGGCTTCCATGGGGCAAACAGACTCGCGAGCAACTCCCTCCTTGAGTGCGTCGTCTCCGGCCTTGAAGTGGCAAGGACGATAGAGAGGGACAGACCGAGGGTCAGGGAGGTAAAGGAGCCCCATTATCACGGCTACGAGAATGGGGACGTTGAGTCCATCAGGAGAATCCTGTGGGAGCATGCCGGAATAGTTCGGAACGCGAGAACGCTCAGGGAGGGCCTGAAGAAGCTGGATGGTGTTGAAGCAGACCCAAGGATGAAGCTCCTCGCGAGGGGGGTCCTGGAGTGCGCGCTGGCAAGGGAGGAGAGCAGAGGGGCACACTACCGCGAGGATTTTCCGGCGATGAGAAAGGAGTTTGAGAGGCCGAGCTTTTTTGACGGGAAGTGCAGGCTATAA
- a CDS encoding ATPase domain-containing protein, with translation MDRYVVERVKTGIPGFDDLLGGGFPRGTTVLVTGPTGTGKTTFAVQFVYKGAELYGEPGVIVTLEERAQDLRREMLSFGWDLRKYEEEGKIAIIDGVSSVVGLPSEEKFALEDGLNVEGFLRYVYRVVKNINAKRLVVDSIPSIAIRLREEKDIREVLLRLNTILLEMGVTSVLTTEAEDPKRGRISKYGVEEYVSRGVVLLDLVEKDVELKRYLLVRKMRETRHSMKKYPFEITEDGIVVYPSGEIY, from the coding sequence ATGGACAGGTATGTAGTTGAGCGTGTAAAGACCGGCATTCCCGGTTTCGATGACCTTTTAGGCGGCGGGTTCCCTAGGGGCACCACAGTACTGGTCACAGGCCCAACGGGAACTGGAAAAACTACTTTTGCAGTGCAGTTTGTCTACAAGGGTGCGGAACTTTACGGTGAACCAGGAGTTATAGTCACTCTGGAGGAGCGGGCCCAGGATCTTAGGCGTGAGATGCTGAGCTTTGGATGGGATCTTAGGAAGTACGAGGAGGAGGGGAAGATAGCTATAATCGACGGTGTCAGCTCGGTCGTGGGGCTTCCCTCCGAAGAAAAGTTCGCCCTTGAAGACGGGCTCAACGTGGAGGGCTTTCTCAGGTACGTTTATCGTGTCGTCAAGAACATAAACGCCAAACGACTTGTGGTTGACTCGATACCTTCGATAGCAATCAGACTTCGGGAAGAGAAGGATATCAGGGAGGTCCTTCTCCGGCTTAACACGATCCTCTTGGAGATGGGCGTCACTTCCGTTCTGACAACGGAGGCTGAGGATCCCAAGAGGGGGAGGATAAGCAAGTACGGTGTTGAGGAGTACGTTTCGAGGGGCGTCGTCCTCCTGGATCTCGTTGAGAAGGATGTAGAGCTCAAGCGCTATCTCCTCGTGAGGAAGATGAGAGAAACGAGACATTCGATGAAGAAGTACCCATTTGAGATAACCGAGGATGGAATAGTGGTTTATCCAAGCGGGGAGATATACTGA
- a CDS encoding antitoxin family protein, whose amino-acid sequence MPKIIEAIYEEGVIKPLKPLSLPSKKLVLYIEERRFSDLVDELELEAREDVEEGIKAIRRGDHESGS is encoded by the coding sequence ATGCCCAAGATCATAGAAGCAATTTATGAAGAAGGAGTTATAAAACCTCTAAAACCCCTCTCGCTGCCCTCAAAAAAGCTCGTGCTCTACATAGAGGAGAGGAGATTTTCAGACCTTGTGGACGAGCTTGAGCTGGAAGCGCGTGAAGATGTTGAGGAGGGCATCAAAGCCATCCGGAGAGGGGATCATGAGAGTGGTTCTTGA
- the nadA gene encoding quinolinate synthase NadA: protein MEREKLIEEINRLKEERKAIIMAHNYQLPEVQDIADFLGDSLELARKAVNVDADVIVFAGVDFMAETAKILNPGKTVLLPTRRATCAMANMLTVRHILEAKEKYPDAPVVLYVNSTAEAKALADVTVTSANAAKIVSKLDSDVVIFGPDKNLGHYVAKMTGKKIIPVPPNGHCYVHRKFTLEDVERARQLYPNAKLMVHPECEPEVQERADVIVSTGGMIKRAPEWDEWVVFTEREMVYRLQRLYPNIKFHPAREDATCIGMKAITLQHVYESLRDMKYEVEVPKEIAEKARKAIERMLEMS, encoded by the coding sequence ATGGAGAGGGAGAAGCTCATCGAGGAGATAAACCGCCTGAAAGAGGAGAGAAAAGCCATAATCATGGCCCACAACTACCAGCTGCCCGAAGTGCAGGACATAGCCGACTTCCTCGGCGACAGCCTTGAGCTCGCGAGAAAAGCTGTCAACGTCGATGCAGATGTGATAGTCTTTGCCGGCGTTGACTTCATGGCCGAGACCGCGAAGATTCTCAATCCAGGTAAAACCGTCCTCCTTCCAACCAGGAGAGCCACCTGCGCGATGGCCAACATGCTCACAGTTAGGCACATCCTTGAGGCGAAGGAGAAGTATCCCGACGCTCCCGTTGTTCTCTACGTCAACAGCACCGCGGAGGCCAAGGCTCTTGCTGATGTAACCGTTACCTCAGCCAACGCCGCTAAAATCGTTTCAAAGCTCGATTCAGACGTTGTGATATTCGGCCCGGACAAGAACCTCGGCCATTACGTCGCCAAAATGACCGGCAAGAAGATAATCCCAGTTCCGCCGAACGGCCACTGCTACGTCCACAGAAAGTTCACGCTGGAGGACGTTGAGAGGGCTAGGCAACTCTACCCGAACGCCAAGCTCATGGTTCACCCGGAGTGCGAGCCAGAAGTGCAGGAGCGGGCAGACGTGATAGTTTCAACCGGCGGCATGATCAAGAGGGCCCCAGAGTGGGACGAGTGGGTAGTCTTCACGGAGAGGGAGATGGTGTACCGCCTCCAGAGGCTCTATCCGAACATAAAGTTCCACCCAGCCAGAGAAGATGCAACCTGCATCGGGATGAAGGCGATAACACTCCAGCACGTCTACGAGTCGCTCAGGGACATGAAATACGAGGTGGAAGTGCCGAAAGAAATAGCGGAGAAGGCGAGAAAAGCCATCGAGCGGATGCTGGAGATGAGCTGA
- a CDS encoding tripartite tricarboxylate transporter permease, translating into MLWELLKGLLMGTFTGLTPGIHVNTLAGMGGSFCLLFAMGLTHTFLDTFPSTFLGVPDEGTALSILPAHKLVLAGRGKEVIILALWSSFLAVLFTPLLFPLYRFLAAYYSPSLGKAAVAFLLLFLIATEKKGRKVQASLVIVLSGILGVEVLRESRLHEPFYHLFTGLFGIPVILMGIRSISLPEQGKPGNLGRNEVAELVVFSFIGTFLGMISSLLPAFTASMGATIATLFSRGEKKFLTAVYSINTANFLFGVLNYTLTGRTRNGVVVAMEREGLAVPSVGFILISALFVGSLAVLFGLRLMGPYLSLLNRINYGLANSLVLAFLVLLSGYFDGVLGLWVLLTSAGIGYLAGAWRVRRTNCMGVLMVPILIM; encoded by the coding sequence ATGCTCTGGGAACTGCTGAAAGGCCTTCTGATGGGGACTTTTACCGGCCTGACACCCGGCATTCACGTGAACACACTGGCGGGTATGGGCGGTTCCTTTTGCCTCCTCTTTGCAATGGGGCTGACCCACACCTTCCTCGACACCTTTCCATCGACCTTTCTTGGGGTACCCGACGAGGGAACTGCCCTCTCGATTCTACCGGCCCATAAGTTGGTTCTTGCGGGAAGGGGAAAGGAAGTTATAATTCTGGCCCTCTGGTCGAGTTTTCTGGCCGTTCTCTTTACTCCCCTCCTGTTCCCTCTCTACCGTTTTCTCGCTGCTTACTACTCCCCTTCCTTAGGAAAGGCGGCTGTGGCCTTTCTCCTCCTCTTTTTGATCGCGACCGAGAAAAAGGGTAGGAAGGTCCAGGCATCCCTCGTCATAGTGCTCTCCGGAATTCTGGGGGTTGAAGTTCTGAGGGAATCCCGACTTCACGAGCCTTTTTACCACCTCTTCACGGGCCTGTTTGGCATTCCGGTTATTCTAATGGGAATACGTTCTATCAGTCTGCCAGAGCAGGGGAAACCAGGGAATCTCGGTAGAAACGAGGTCGCTGAACTGGTGGTCTTCTCCTTCATAGGAACCTTCCTTGGCATGATCTCCTCCCTTTTGCCAGCCTTCACTGCTTCGATGGGGGCCACTATTGCAACCCTCTTCTCCAGGGGGGAGAAGAAGTTTTTGACTGCTGTTTATTCCATAAACACCGCCAACTTCCTCTTTGGTGTTCTGAACTACACTTTAACCGGGAGGACCAGAAATGGAGTGGTTGTTGCAATGGAAAGGGAGGGTCTTGCAGTTCCGAGTGTTGGCTTCATTCTTATCTCTGCTCTCTTTGTGGGCTCTTTGGCTGTTCTCTTTGGTCTCCGTTTGATGGGTCCATATCTCTCCCTCCTGAATAGGATAAACTACGGGCTTGCAAACTCTCTGGTTTTGGCGTTTCTCGTTCTCCTCTCTGGATACTTTGATGGGGTGCTCGGCCTGTGGGTCCTTCTAACTTCCGCGGGCATCGGTTATTTGGCCGGGGCGTGGAGGGTCAGGAGAACGAACTGCATGGGGGTTTTGATGGTTCCAATCCTGATAATGTGA